A stretch of the Bradyrhizobium sp. CCBAU 53351 genome encodes the following:
- a CDS encoding inositol monophosphatase family protein — MLYSATINVMVKAARRAGRSLKRDLGEIEHLQVSLKGPANFVSLADKRAEEILYQDLAKARPGYGFIGEEGGMREGSDKSHTWIVDPLDGTTNFLHGIPQFAISIGLVREGTIIAGVIYNPANDELYIAERGKGAFLNDQRLRVAGRRQLNECVVACGLPHIGRGDHEEFRREMTAIQDRVAGLRRFGAASLDLAFVAAGRLDGYWERNLQSWDIAAGMLMVREAGGTVSDISTPGDALVTGDVVCGNEYVHGELVRILRKPA; from the coding sequence ATGCTGTATTCCGCAACTATCAACGTCATGGTCAAGGCCGCGCGCCGCGCCGGCCGCAGCCTCAAGCGCGATCTCGGCGAGATCGAACATCTCCAGGTCTCGCTGAAGGGACCGGCGAATTTCGTCTCGCTCGCCGACAAGCGCGCCGAGGAGATCCTCTACCAGGACCTCGCCAAGGCCCGCCCCGGCTACGGCTTCATCGGCGAGGAAGGCGGCATGCGGGAAGGCAGCGACAAGAGCCATACCTGGATCGTCGATCCGCTCGACGGCACCACCAACTTCCTGCACGGCATCCCGCAATTCGCGATCTCGATCGGCCTCGTGCGCGAGGGCACGATCATCGCCGGCGTGATCTACAACCCTGCCAATGACGAGCTCTACATCGCCGAGCGCGGCAAGGGCGCCTTCCTCAACGACCAGCGCCTGCGCGTCGCCGGACGCCGCCAGCTCAACGAATGCGTGGTGGCCTGCGGCCTGCCCCATATCGGCCGCGGCGACCACGAGGAATTCCGCCGCGAGATGACCGCGATCCAGGACCGCGTCGCGGGCCTCCGCCGCTTCGGCGCCGCCTCGCTCGATCTCGCCTTCGTTGCCGCCGGCCGCCTCGACGGCTATTGGGAGCGCAATTTGCAATCCTGGGACATCGCCGCCGGTATGCTGATGGTGCGCGAAGCAGGCGGCACGGTGAGCGACATCAGCACGCCCGGCGATGCGCTGGTGACCGGGGACGTGGTGTGCGGGAACGAGTACGTGCACGGGGAGCTGGTGAGAATCTTGCGGAAGCCGGCGTAG
- a CDS encoding cyclopropane-fatty-acyl-phospholipid synthase family protein, which translates to MSVVSAIMGTAERVPLPDLVIRAAIQRLCSRTATRLASHDAATDAAFAGRMMLRPIVEDSEAGRDEVPASFFADVLGPCRKYSCCFYKTDSSTLQEAEEEALRQTVEHAGLADGQTILELGCGWGSLSLWMARQFPHAKVTAVSTSQAQRAHVEAEAQRRGLLNLRVVTADMNVFAPDGQFDRIVSVEMFEQMMNWRKLMTRLRSWLAPEGRFFMQIVSHRSGSQLFDRLDRDDWIAQHVFTGGLMPSHHLVRQFDDVFTVEKEWCWSGTHYQRTANDWLANCDRHRDTIEASLRKVYGEETALWLRRWRWFLLATSGLFGYADGTEWGVSQYRLKAAG; encoded by the coding sequence ATGAGCGTCGTTTCCGCGATTATGGGGACTGCCGAACGCGTGCCGCTGCCGGACCTCGTGATCCGCGCCGCGATCCAGCGCCTGTGCTCCCGCACTGCAACGCGCCTCGCCAGCCATGACGCGGCCACCGACGCCGCCTTCGCCGGCCGGATGATGCTGCGGCCGATCGTCGAGGATTCCGAGGCCGGGCGTGACGAGGTGCCCGCTTCGTTCTTCGCCGACGTGCTCGGCCCCTGCCGCAAATATTCCTGCTGCTTCTACAAGACCGATTCGAGCACCTTGCAGGAGGCGGAGGAGGAGGCCTTGCGCCAGACCGTCGAGCATGCCGGTCTCGCCGACGGCCAGACCATCCTCGAGTTGGGCTGCGGCTGGGGCTCGCTGTCGCTGTGGATGGCGCGGCAGTTTCCGCACGCCAAGGTGACGGCCGTGTCGACCTCGCAGGCGCAGCGCGCTCATGTCGAGGCGGAGGCGCAGCGGCGGGGTTTGCTGAACCTGCGCGTCGTCACCGCGGACATGAACGTGTTCGCGCCCGACGGCCAGTTCGACCGCATCGTCTCGGTCGAGATGTTCGAGCAGATGATGAACTGGCGCAAGCTGATGACGCGCCTGCGCTCATGGCTCGCGCCCGAGGGGCGGTTCTTCATGCAAATCGTCAGCCACCGCTCCGGCTCGCAGCTGTTCGACCGGCTCGATCGCGACGACTGGATTGCGCAGCACGTCTTCACGGGCGGTCTGATGCCAAGCCATCACCTCGTCAGGCAATTCGACGACGTCTTCACGGTCGAGAAGGAATGGTGCTGGAGCGGCACGCATTATCAGCGCACCGCGAACGACTGGCTCGCCAATTGCGATAGGCATCGCGACACGATCGAGGCGTCGTTGCGCAAGGTCTATGGCGAGGAGACCGCGCTCTGGCTGCGGCGCTGGCGCTGGTTCCTGCTCGCGACATCGGGCCTGTTCGGCTACGCCGATGGAACCGAATGGGGCGTCAGCCAATATCGGTTGAAAGCTGCCGGGTAA
- a CDS encoding AAA family ATPase: protein MRPTDITISNYRSIRRLSIPIHPLSVFVGENGVGKSNLYKSLSLLRDAAAGRITRTIADEGGLNSVCWSGVRKRGEDGRLRLSVKFDRLKYSIEVGYPAPLEAAFSGEPMIKSESIEGVQGKRTVLLMERKNSLVRVRSESGAWSSHRDAVLPSEPALAGFFDGKECPEIDLLRNAMLGWRFYHDFRTDPASPVRKPCLAITTPSLSADGSDLAAALSTLYTIRGDATDLQDAIQDAFPGAELRAWEQGGVCEFDLQLEDMPRPFRAHELSDGTLKYICLLAVFMGYRLPPFIALNEPETSLHPSLLAPLARLIAKASSRADIWIVTHSEQLMEALRSESSVPLRRVIKSKGATAIEGLTLGGEYRDDEADDDES from the coding sequence ATGCGTCCGACCGACATTACGATCTCGAACTATCGCTCCATCCGGCGGCTCTCCATCCCGATCCATCCCCTGTCCGTCTTTGTAGGCGAGAACGGTGTCGGCAAGTCCAACCTCTACAAGTCCTTGTCGCTGTTGCGCGATGCGGCAGCCGGGCGGATCACGCGGACGATCGCCGACGAAGGCGGGTTGAATTCGGTCTGCTGGTCCGGCGTCCGCAAACGCGGCGAGGATGGGAGATTACGGTTGTCGGTCAAGTTCGACCGTCTCAAATACTCCATTGAAGTCGGATATCCGGCCCCGCTCGAGGCGGCGTTTTCCGGTGAGCCGATGATCAAGTCCGAAAGCATCGAGGGGGTGCAGGGCAAACGAACGGTTCTGCTGATGGAGCGAAAGAATTCGCTCGTCCGCGTCCGCAGCGAGAGCGGCGCATGGAGCAGCCACAGGGATGCAGTGCTGCCGTCGGAGCCGGCGCTTGCGGGCTTTTTCGACGGCAAGGAATGCCCTGAGATCGACCTGCTCAGAAACGCGATGCTGGGCTGGCGCTTCTATCACGACTTTCGTACCGATCCGGCGTCGCCGGTTCGAAAGCCCTGTCTTGCGATCACGACGCCCTCGCTCAGTGCCGACGGAAGCGATCTCGCTGCGGCCCTGTCGACGCTCTACACCATCAGAGGAGATGCCACCGACCTGCAGGATGCGATCCAGGACGCATTCCCGGGCGCCGAGCTCCGCGCATGGGAACAGGGCGGCGTGTGCGAATTCGATCTGCAGCTGGAGGATATGCCGCGGCCGTTCAGGGCTCACGAATTATCCGACGGGACACTGAAATACATTTGCCTGCTCGCGGTGTTCATGGGCTATCGGCTTCCGCCCTTCATCGCGCTGAACGAACCCGAGACCAGCCTGCATCCGTCGCTGCTGGCGCCATTGGCCCGGCTGATCGCCAAGGCATCAAGTCGCGCCGACATCTGGATCGTCACCCATTCGGAGCAGCTGATGGAGGCCCTGCGAAGCGAGAGCTCCGTCCCGCTTCGCCGCGTCATCAAGTCGAAAGGCGCCACCGCGATCGAGGGGCTGACCCTCGGCGGGGAATATCGAGACGATGAGGCCGACGATGACGAGTCTTAG
- a CDS encoding multidrug efflux RND transporter permease subunit: protein MASFFIDRPIFAWVVALFICLIGAIAVPLLPVAQYPIIAPPSISISTSYPGASPENLYNSVTRLIEEELNGASGILNFESTSDSLGQVEIIANFQPGTNTNDASVEVQNRIKRVEARLPRAVMQQGILVEEASSAVLQIITLSSTDGSLDEVGLGDFMIRNVLGEIRRIPGVGRATLYSTERSLRVWVDPAKLVGYGLTADDVNKAIAAQNAQVASGSIGAEPSTSSQRTSALVLVKGQLSSPDEFGSIILRANADGSTVRLRDVARIEVGGLSYQFNTRLNGKPTAGLSVLMSPTGNALATASAVEEKMKELSRFFPANITYQIPYNITPVVEASIEKVLSTLVEAVVLVFVVMFLFLQNIRYTIIPTIVVPVALLGACTTLLLAGYSINMLSMFGMVLAVGILVDDAIVVVENVERIMAEEGLPPKDATRKAMSQISGAIIGITLVLMAVFVPMAFFPGSVGIIYRQFSVTMVAAIGFSAFLALSLTPALCATLLKPVAAGHGHAKRGVFGWFNRVLEGGKEGYSRTVGFSLKRTGRLMLVYAALLVGLSWAFVNLPGGFLPIDDQGFVTTDVQTPSDSSYARTEAVIEKVEKYLAARPGVEDVTFLTGFSFSGQGMNTAQAFITLKDWSERGPKDSAAAIVNDINRDLSSIKDAKIAALQPPPIDNLGNSSGFSFRLQDRGQKGYQQLMRAADQLIAEANASPVLQKVYVEGLPEAGVVNLVIDREKAGAFGVTFEDINNTISTNLGSNYINDFPNRGRMQRVVVQADARDRMRTEDILNYNVKNSRGQLVPFSSFATVEWARGPTQIAGFNYYPAVRISGEARPGFTSGDAIAEMERLAGRLPRGFGYEWTGQSLQEKLSGSQAPFLLALSVFVVFLCLAALYESWTIPLAVLLTVPLGIVGAVTAAMLRGLPNDVYFTVGLITIIGLAAKDAILIIEFAKDLRKEGKPLVEATIEACRLRFRPILMTGLAFICGVLPMAIAHGAGGASQQALGSIVMGGMIAVVILALLMVPVFFVSVQRVLAGDREKAAAKDGEAYGPPAPARTGH from the coding sequence ATGGCGAGTTTCTTCATCGACAGGCCGATCTTCGCCTGGGTGGTCGCGCTGTTCATCTGCTTGATCGGCGCGATCGCCGTGCCGCTGCTGCCGGTCGCGCAATATCCGATCATCGCGCCGCCCTCGATCTCGATCTCGACCAGCTATCCCGGCGCCTCGCCGGAAAACCTCTACAACAGCGTCACGCGGCTGATCGAGGAGGAGCTCAACGGCGCCTCCGGCATTCTCAATTTCGAATCGACCAGCGACTCGCTCGGCCAGGTCGAGATCATTGCCAACTTCCAGCCGGGCACCAATACCAACGACGCCTCGGTCGAGGTCCAGAACCGCATCAAGCGCGTCGAGGCACGCCTGCCGCGCGCGGTGATGCAGCAGGGCATCCTGGTCGAGGAGGCGTCCAGCGCGGTGCTGCAGATCATCACGCTCAGCTCGACCGATGGCAGCCTGGACGAGGTCGGTCTCGGCGACTTCATGATCCGCAACGTGCTGGGCGAGATCCGCCGCATTCCCGGCGTCGGCCGCGCTACGCTCTACTCGACCGAGCGCTCGCTTCGCGTCTGGGTCGATCCGGCCAAGCTCGTCGGCTACGGGCTCACCGCCGACGACGTCAACAAGGCCATCGCCGCGCAGAACGCGCAGGTCGCCTCGGGCAGCATCGGTGCCGAGCCGTCGACGTCGAGCCAGCGCACATCCGCGCTGGTGCTGGTCAAGGGCCAGCTCTCTTCGCCGGACGAGTTCGGCTCCATCATCCTGCGCGCCAATGCCGACGGTTCCACCGTGCGCCTGCGCGACGTTGCGCGCATCGAGGTCGGCGGTCTCAGCTACCAGTTCAACACGCGACTGAACGGCAAGCCGACCGCCGGTCTTTCCGTGCTGATGTCGCCGACCGGCAACGCGCTGGCGACCGCGAGCGCGGTCGAAGAGAAGATGAAGGAGCTGTCACGCTTCTTCCCGGCCAATATCACCTACCAGATCCCTTACAACATCACGCCCGTGGTCGAGGCCTCGATCGAGAAAGTGCTGTCGACGCTGGTCGAAGCCGTGGTGCTTGTGTTCGTGGTGATGTTCCTGTTCCTGCAGAACATCCGCTACACCATCATTCCGACCATCGTGGTGCCCGTGGCGCTGCTGGGCGCCTGCACCACGCTGCTGCTGGCCGGCTATTCCATCAACATGCTCTCGATGTTCGGCATGGTGCTCGCGGTCGGCATCCTCGTTGACGACGCCATCGTCGTGGTCGAGAACGTCGAGCGCATCATGGCCGAGGAGGGCCTGCCGCCGAAGGATGCGACGCGAAAGGCGATGTCGCAGATCTCGGGCGCCATCATCGGCATCACGCTGGTGCTGATGGCGGTGTTCGTGCCGATGGCGTTCTTCCCGGGCTCGGTCGGCATCATCTATCGTCAATTCTCGGTCACCATGGTCGCCGCGATCGGCTTCTCCGCCTTTCTTGCGCTGTCGCTGACGCCGGCGCTGTGCGCGACCTTGCTCAAGCCCGTCGCAGCCGGCCACGGCCATGCCAAGCGCGGCGTGTTCGGCTGGTTCAACCGCGTGCTCGAAGGCGGCAAGGAAGGTTATTCCCGCACCGTCGGCTTCTCGCTGAAGCGCACCGGCCGCCTGATGTTGGTCTATGCCGCGCTTCTGGTTGGATTGTCCTGGGCTTTCGTCAACTTGCCCGGCGGCTTCCTGCCGATCGACGATCAGGGCTTCGTCACCACCGACGTCCAGACGCCATCGGATTCGTCCTACGCCCGCACCGAGGCCGTGATCGAGAAGGTCGAAAAATATCTTGCAGCACGGCCGGGCGTCGAGGATGTCACCTTCCTCACCGGCTTCAGCTTCTCAGGTCAGGGCATGAATACGGCGCAAGCCTTCATCACTCTGAAGGACTGGTCGGAGCGCGGGCCGAAGGATTCCGCCGCAGCGATCGTCAACGACATCAACCGCGATCTGTCGTCGATCAAAGACGCGAAGATCGCGGCGCTGCAGCCGCCGCCGATCGACAATCTCGGCAACTCCTCGGGCTTCTCGTTCCGCCTCCAGGACCGCGGCCAGAAGGGCTATCAGCAATTGATGCGCGCCGCCGACCAGTTGATCGCGGAGGCCAATGCGAGCCCGGTGCTGCAGAAAGTCTATGTAGAGGGCCTGCCCGAGGCGGGCGTCGTCAATCTCGTGATCGACCGCGAGAAGGCCGGCGCCTTCGGCGTCACCTTCGAGGACATCAACAACACGATCTCGACCAATCTCGGCTCGAACTACATCAACGACTTCCCGAACCGCGGCCGCATGCAGCGCGTCGTGGTGCAGGCCGACGCCCGCGACCGCATGCGGACCGAGGACATTCTTAATTACAACGTCAAGAACAGCCGCGGCCAGCTCGTGCCGTTCTCGTCTTTCGCCACGGTGGAATGGGCGCGCGGGCCGACGCAGATCGCCGGCTTCAACTATTATCCGGCGGTGCGCATCTCCGGCGAAGCCAGGCCCGGCTTCACCTCGGGCGATGCGATTGCCGAGATGGAGCGGCTTGCGGGAAGACTGCCGCGCGGCTTCGGCTATGAATGGACCGGGCAGTCGCTCCAGGAAAAGCTGTCGGGCTCGCAAGCGCCGTTCCTGCTCGCGCTCTCGGTGTTCGTGGTGTTCCTGTGTCTGGCCGCGCTCTATGAAAGCTGGACCATTCCGCTCGCGGTGCTGCTCACCGTCCCGCTCGGCATCGTCGGCGCGGTGACCGCGGCGATGCTGCGCGGCCTGCCCAATGACGTCTATTTCACCGTCGGCCTGATCACCATCATCGGCCTCGCGGCCAAGGACGCGATCCTGATCATCGAATTCGCGAAAGACCTGCGGAAAGAGGGCAAGCCCCTGGTGGAAGCCACCATCGAAGCCTGCCGCCTGCGCTTCCGCCCCATTTTGATGACGGGCCTTGCCTTCATCTGCGGCGTGCTGCCGATGGCCATCGCCCACGGCGCCGGCGGCGCCAGCCAGCAGGCGCTCGGCAGCATCGTGATGGGCGGCATGATCGCGGTGGTGATCCTGGCGCTGCTGATGGTGCCGGTGTTCTTCGTCTCGGTGCAGCGCGTGCTGGCGGGGGACAGGGAGAAGGCGGCGGCGAAGGATGGTGAGGCGTACGGGCCGCCGGCGCCGGCAAGAACCGGCCACTGA
- a CDS encoding GNAT family N-acetyltransferase → MSAIHLRPYRPEDEAASIDLWHRSWQQAYPQIDFAARLEWWRERWRKDLVPKAQVVVAEQDGALTGFVTIDGEGYLDQLVVDPDHWGSDAARLLVDEAKRLSPSGVTLLVNKDNSRAIRFYERNGFAHAGDDVNPTSGRPVLKLAWKA, encoded by the coding sequence GTGAGCGCGATCCACCTCCGCCCCTATCGGCCCGAGGACGAAGCCGCCTCGATCGACCTCTGGCATCGCAGCTGGCAGCAGGCCTATCCGCAGATCGACTTCGCGGCGCGGCTGGAATGGTGGCGCGAGCGCTGGCGCAAGGATCTGGTGCCGAAGGCGCAGGTCGTGGTGGCCGAACAGGACGGCGCGCTGACCGGCTTCGTCACCATCGACGGCGAGGGCTATCTCGATCAGCTCGTGGTCGATCCTGATCACTGGGGCTCGGATGCCGCGCGGCTGCTCGTCGATGAAGCCAAGCGCCTGTCGCCCTCAGGCGTGACGCTGCTCGTCAACAAGGACAATTCCCGCGCCATCCGCTTCTACGAGCGCAACGGCTTTGCCCATGCCGGCGACGATGTGAACCCGACCTCGGGCCGGCCGGTGCTGAAGTTGGCGTGGAAGGCGTGA
- a CDS encoding peptidoglycan -binding protein, whose amino-acid sequence MALARGRRSDSSFNYWPGFVDALSTLVLSIVFLLSVFLVVQFFLSQEVTGKDKALEQLNAKIAQLNELLSLEKLGKLTLDDQVSQLKAGLASAEGERDRIKGLYDGLAAAGNDAQGKTSELGKALDSEKAVSARALAQIEVLNQQISALRRQLAALEEALDASEKRDKESQNRIADLGSRLNVALAQRVQELSRYRSEFFGRLRAILGNRPDIRIVGDRFVFQSEVFFDTGQAMLLPEGRAELDTLATALIELDKKIPNEIPWVLRVDGHTDIRPVNGPNFKSNWDLSAARSISVVQYLVSLGVPAQRLVAAGFGEFQPLDPGNTEEAYKRNRRIELKLTER is encoded by the coding sequence ATGGCACTGGCCCGCGGCCGCCGCAGCGACAGCTCCTTCAATTACTGGCCCGGCTTCGTCGACGCGCTGTCGACGCTGGTGCTGTCGATCGTGTTCCTGCTGTCGGTGTTCCTGGTGGTGCAGTTCTTCCTGTCCCAGGAGGTTACCGGCAAGGACAAGGCGCTGGAGCAGCTCAACGCCAAGATCGCGCAACTCAACGAGCTGTTGTCGCTGGAGAAGCTCGGCAAGCTCACGCTCGACGACCAGGTCTCGCAACTGAAGGCAGGCCTTGCCTCGGCCGAGGGCGAGCGCGACCGCATCAAGGGCCTCTATGACGGTCTCGCCGCCGCCGGCAACGACGCGCAAGGCAAGACCTCCGAGCTCGGCAAGGCGCTGGATTCGGAGAAGGCGGTCTCGGCGCGGGCGCTGGCGCAGATCGAGGTGCTGAACCAGCAGATCAGCGCTTTGCGCCGGCAGCTGGCCGCGCTGGAGGAGGCACTCGACGCCAGCGAGAAGCGCGACAAGGAATCGCAGAACCGCATTGCCGATCTCGGCTCCCGGTTGAACGTGGCGCTGGCGCAGCGCGTGCAGGAATTGTCGCGCTACCGCTCCGAGTTCTTCGGCCGCCTGCGCGCCATCCTCGGCAACCGGCCCGACATCCGCATCGTCGGCGACCGCTTCGTGTTCCAGTCCGAAGTGTTCTTCGACACCGGACAGGCGATGCTGCTGCCCGAGGGCCGCGCCGAGCTCGACACGCTCGCGACCGCGCTGATCGAGCTCGACAAGAAGATCCCGAACGAGATTCCCTGGGTGCTGCGCGTCGACGGCCACACCGACATACGCCCGGTCAACGGCCCGAACTTCAAATCGAACTGGGACCTGTCCGCGGCACGCTCGATCTCGGTGGTGCAATATCTGGTCTCGCTCGGCGTGCCCGCGCAGCGCCTCGTCGCGGCCGGCTTCGGCGAATTCCAGCCGCTCGATCCCGGCAATACCGAGGAAGCCTACAAGCGCAACCGCCGCATCGAGCTGAAGCTGACGGAGCGGTAG
- a CDS encoding efflux RND transporter periplasmic adaptor subunit, with translation MPALHVRSACMAIMLAVAAPLLAGCEESNSAIVQAQPAEPDVSVVTVRPQPRSIVRELPGRVAPTRVSDVRPRVSGIVVERLFHQGSEVKAGDPLYRIDPRPFEVEVSANQAALAKAEAGLMQAKQQAHRIAMLTSQRAAPEAENEKAIAAERQAHAEVEGRKADLARAKLHLDYATVRAPIDGVVGAALVSEGALVMQNETNLATIQQLDPIYADFTQSVNELNQLRRAFESGDLERIAPDAAKVRLVLDDNTIYPLNGKLLFSDAKVDANTGQVTLRGEFPNANRELLPGMYVRVRLEQGIDADAIAVPQQAIQRNGGGGSEVFVVKDDHRVAVQPVRTGSVQDGVWFVTEGLKAGDKVVVEGFQKFAAGDKVKPQSWAEAGTIVESQRAQMMQ, from the coding sequence ATGCCAGCGCTACATGTGCGATCCGCCTGCATGGCTATAATGCTCGCGGTCGCAGCGCCGCTGCTTGCGGGCTGCGAGGAATCCAACTCCGCCATAGTCCAAGCACAACCGGCCGAACCGGATGTCAGCGTCGTCACCGTCAGGCCGCAGCCTCGCTCCATCGTGCGGGAACTTCCTGGCCGCGTCGCGCCGACCCGGGTCTCCGACGTGCGGCCTCGGGTTTCGGGCATCGTGGTGGAGCGCCTGTTCCACCAGGGCAGCGAAGTAAAGGCGGGCGATCCGCTCTACCGCATCGATCCCCGTCCGTTCGAGGTCGAAGTGTCAGCCAACCAGGCGGCCCTCGCCAAGGCCGAAGCTGGGCTGATGCAGGCCAAACAGCAGGCGCACCGCATCGCCATGCTGACCAGCCAGCGTGCCGCCCCTGAAGCCGAGAACGAGAAGGCGATCGCGGCAGAGCGTCAGGCGCATGCCGAGGTCGAGGGCCGCAAGGCCGATCTTGCCCGGGCAAAGCTGCACCTCGACTACGCCACCGTGAGGGCGCCGATTGACGGCGTCGTCGGCGCAGCGTTGGTCAGCGAGGGCGCGCTCGTGATGCAAAACGAAACCAATCTCGCCACCATTCAGCAGCTCGATCCGATCTACGCCGACTTCACTCAATCGGTGAACGAGCTGAATCAGTTGCGCCGCGCCTTCGAGAGCGGCGACCTCGAGCGCATCGCACCCGATGCGGCCAAGGTGCGCCTCGTGCTCGACGACAACACGATCTATCCGCTGAACGGCAAGCTGTTGTTTTCCGATGCCAAGGTCGACGCCAATACCGGACAAGTGACCCTGCGCGGCGAGTTTCCCAATGCGAATCGTGAACTGCTGCCCGGCATGTACGTTCGCGTGCGGCTCGAGCAGGGCATCGACGCCGACGCGATCGCGGTGCCGCAGCAGGCGATCCAGCGTAACGGGGGCGGTGGCAGCGAAGTCTTCGTCGTCAAGGACGACCATCGCGTTGCGGTGCAGCCGGTGCGCACCGGCTCGGTGCAGGACGGTGTCTGGTTTGTCACCGAGGGCCTGAAGGCCGGGGACAAGGTCGTCGTGGAAGGGTTCCAGAAGTTCGCGGCTGGCGACAAGGTCAAGCCGCAATCCTGGGCCGAGGCAGGGACCATCGTGGAAAGTCAACGCGCCCAGATGATGCAGTAA
- a CDS encoding flagellar motor protein MotA, whose protein sequence is MPSGTSRSTMDIEYTKLSSPSVFLVRMLVFLVLCTLVGVVLYKQIIQAFFANPGLNALIGGVLFIGIILAFRQVIRLYPEVSWVNNFRIADPGLAPARHPKLLAPMAAILGGERSGRMSITQTTMRHLLDSIATRLDEARDISRYMTGLLVFLGLLGTFWGLIETVGSVGKVIDGLKVGGDSGALFDTLKEGLAAPLGGMGISFSSSLFGLAGSLILGFLDLQSSQAQNRFYTDLEDWLATTVREYGSGDVAVASGGGGVASGELQAAVERLRSVLEEGGTSRGTTAAMASLAEAIQALVSHMRTEQQMIREWADGQGEQNREIRRLLERLARQPEKS, encoded by the coding sequence ATGCCGTCTGGCACTTCCCGCTCCACCATGGATATCGAGTACACAAAACTGTCCTCGCCCAGCGTCTTCCTGGTGCGGATGCTGGTCTTCCTGGTGCTGTGCACGCTGGTGGGCGTGGTGCTCTACAAGCAGATCATCCAGGCGTTCTTCGCCAATCCCGGGCTCAATGCCCTGATCGGCGGGGTGCTGTTCATCGGCATCATCCTGGCCTTCCGGCAGGTCATCCGCCTCTACCCTGAGGTCTCCTGGGTCAACAATTTCCGCATCGCCGATCCCGGCCTGGCGCCGGCCCGGCACCCGAAACTGCTGGCGCCGATGGCGGCCATCCTCGGCGGCGAGCGCTCCGGCCGGATGTCGATCACCCAGACCACCATGCGGCATTTGCTCGATTCGATCGCGACGCGCCTCGACGAAGCCCGCGACATCTCGCGCTACATGACCGGCCTTTTGGTCTTCCTCGGCCTGCTCGGCACCTTCTGGGGCCTGATCGAGACGGTCGGCTCGGTCGGCAAGGTGATCGACGGGCTCAAGGTCGGCGGCGATTCCGGCGCCCTGTTCGACACCCTGAAGGAGGGCCTCGCCGCCCCGCTCGGCGGCATGGGCATTTCGTTCTCGAGCTCCCTGTTCGGCCTCGCCGGCTCGCTGATCCTCGGCTTCCTCGATTTGCAGTCGAGCCAGGCGCAGAACCGCTTCTACACCGACCTCGAGGACTGGCTCGCCACCACCGTGCGGGAATATGGCAGCGGCGACGTCGCGGTCGCGTCCGGCGGCGGCGGGGTCGCCAGCGGCGAACTGCAGGCCGCGGTCGAACGCTTGCGCTCCGTGCTCGAGGAAGGCGGCACCAGCCGCGGCACCACGGCGGCAATGGCGAGCCTTGCCGAAGCCATCCAGGCCCTGGTCTCGCACATGCGCACCGAGCAGCAGATGATCCGCGAATGGGCCGACGGCCAGGGCGAGCAGAACCGCGAGATCCGGCGCCTGCTGGAGCGCCTCGCCCGGCAGCCGGAGAAGAGCTGA